Part of the Candidatus Purcelliella pentastirinorum genome is shown below.
ATGTTCCTTTAACTTTAGAAGCGCAGTTGGAAGCTAGGTCCTTAATGATGTCTACTAATAATATTTTATCTCCTGCTAATGGTGAACCTATAATTGTTCCATCTCAAGATGTTGTTTTAGGTTTATATTATATGACAAAGAGTAAAATAAATGCTCGTGGTGAAGGTATGTATTTTAAAGATCCTAAGGAAGTTGAACGTGTCTATTGTATGGGTATTATTGAATTACATGCTTTTATTAAAGTTCGTATTACTGAATATGAAAAAGATTCAAATGGCATATTGATTAAAAAAATAATTTTGGTAGATACTACAGTTGGTCGTGCTATTTTGTGGATAATTGTACCTAAAGGTTTGTCTTATTCTATAGTTAATCTTACTTTAGGTAAAAAATCTATATCTAAAATGTTAAATATTTGTTATAGAATATTAGGTTTAAAATATACTGTTATTTTTGCTGATCAAATTATGTATACTGGTTTTGCTTATGCTGCTAAATCTGGTGTATCTGTAGGTATTAATAATATTGTTATTCCTATTGAAAAAGCCGCTATCATTTCTGAAGCTGAGGTTGAAGTTGCAGAGATTCAGGAACAATTTCAGTCAGGTTTAGTTACATCAAGTGAAAGGTATAATAAAGTTATAGATATTTGGGCTTCAGCTAATGAACGTGTTGCTCAAGCTATGATGAAAAATTTATCAGTTGAGTTCGTTTTAAATATTAATAATAAAAGAGTAAAGCAATCTTCTTTTAATAGTATATTTATGATGGCAGATTCTGGAGCTAGAGGTTCAGCTGCTCAAATTAGACAATTAGCGGGTATGCGAGGTTTAATGGCTAAACCAGATGGATCAATTATAGAAACTCCTATTACTGCTAATTTTCGTGAAGGGTTAAATGTATTACAATATTTTATATCTACACATGGTGCTAGAAAAGGACTTGCAGATACAGCTTTGAAGACAGCTAATTCCGGTTATTTAACTAGACGTTTGGTTGATGTAGCACAAGATTTGGTAGTTACTGAATTAGATTGTGGCACTCTTGATGGTATTTTTATGACCCCATTAATTGAGGGTGGTGATATTAAAGAATCTTTACGAGAAAGAGTTTTAGGTAGAGTTGTTGCCGAAGATTTATTATATCATGATATGTCAAAGGTATTAGTTAAACGTAATATTTTATTAGATGAGTATTGGTGTAATATTTTAGAAGATCATTCAATTGATGTAATAAAAGTGCGTTCTGTTGTTTCATGTGAAACTAATTTTGGTGTTTGTTCTTATTGTTATGGTCGTGATTTGGCTAGAGGACATATTATTAATAAAGGAGAAGCGATTGGTGTTATCGCAGCTCAATCTATAGGTGAACCTGGAACTCAGTTAACTATGCGTACTTTTCATATTGGTGGAGCTGCTTCAAGAGCAGCTTTATCTTCTAATATACAAGTTAAAAATAATGGTAGAATAAAATTAATTAATGCAAAGACAGTATTAAATTCTGATAATATGTTAGTTGTTATTTCTAGAAATGTAGAACTAAAAGTGATAGATGAATTTGGACGCATTAAGGAAAGTTATAAGGTACCATATGGGGCTGTTATAGTTAAAGGTGATGGTGAATATGTAAATTCTGGTGAAATTATTGCTAATTGGGATCCACATACTATGCCTGTTATATCTGAAATTAATGGTTATTTAAAATTTGTTGATATGATTGATGGTCAAACAATTACAAGACAAACTGATGAATTAACTGGATTATCTTCTGTAGTTATTATGGATACTACTGAACGTATGTTAGGTGGTAAAGATTTACGTCCTTCTTTAAAAATTGTTAATGATATTGGTGGTGATATATTTATTTCAGGATTAGATACACCTGTTCAATATTTTTTGCCTAATAGAGCTATTTTACAATTAAGTGATGGTATTTATGTTAATGCTGGAGATATCCTAGCACGTGTACCTCAAGAATCTGGAGGTACTAAGGATATTACAGGTGGTTTACCTCGTGTTGCTGATTTATTTGAAGCTAGAAGACCTAAAGAATCTGCTATTTTAGCTGAAATAAGTGGTGTTATATCTTTTGGTAAAGAAACTAAAGGTAAACGTAGATTATTAATTACTCCAAATAATAATGATGAACATGTATATGAAGAGATGATTCCTAAATGGCGTCAATTAAATGTTTTAGAAGGTGAAAATGTTAATAAGGGGGATATTATTTCAGATGGTTCTGAAGCATCTCAAGATATATTAAGATTGAGAGGGGTTAATGCAGTTACAGATTATATAGTAAATGAAGTTCAAGATGTTTATCGTTTACAAGGGGTTAAAATAAATGATAAACATATAGAAATAATTGTTCGTCAGATGTTACGTAAAGCTACTATATTGAATCCAGGTGATTCAAAATTTTTAAGTGGTGAACAATTAGAATATTCGCTTATTAAGATTGAAAATCTTAAATTAAAATCTAAAGGTAAAAAGCTTATAGTTTTTATGAGAGATTTATTGGGTATTACTAAGGCTTCTTTATCAACTGAATCTTTTATTTCTGCAGCTTCTTTCCAAGAAACTACTAGAGTTTTGACAGAATCAGCAGTAGCTGGTAAATATGATAAATTACGTGGATTAAAAGAAAATGTTATTGTTGGTCGTTTAATTCCAGCAGGTAGTGGTTATTCGTATCATGTTGATCGTATACGTAAACGTACTAAATTACTTAAATTTAATAATATACAACAGAATATAACTGTTGAAGAGGCATCAGCTAATTTAACAGAATTATTGAATGCAGATATTTAATATTTAATAAATTTATTTAATAAATTATATTGTAATATGTTTTTTAAACTTGTATAATAAAATTAGGTTATTCATTAATAATTTTATTATAAAATATTATATGTGTTAAGGATATTATATGAATAAAACTCAATTAATTGATGTAGTTGCAAATCAAACTAATTTACCTAAAATTCAAGTAAAGTCAACTTTAAACAGTGTGTTAGAAACTATAACAAATTCCTTAAGAAAAGGAGATATAGTACAATTAGTTGGTTTTGGTACTTTTAAAGTAAATTATCGTTCTGCACGTCCAGGAAGAAATCCTCAAACTGGTGAGGAAATTTATATATCAGCTTCTAAAGTTCCATCATTTATTTCAGGAAAAACCTTTAAAAATGCAATTAAATAATATTAGATAATAATATTTGTTAATTTTATATATGTAATTAAATTATTATTTTTTGGCGGTGAAGGAGGGATTCGAACCCTCGATACGCTGTTTAACGTATTCATGCTTTCCAAGCATGTACTTTCAACCTCTCAGACACTTCACCAGATATCTTTTTGTTTATATTTTATATTATTTAATTTATATATCAATTATAATATTGTTTGATTTTTGTATTTTTTTTTTATTTTTAATATTTTTTATCATTTTATTAATATATTTAATGTTTAGCAGGTGTTATTTTGAAAATTATAGATATAAAAATTATTGATGAAAGAATTGGTCATTTGTATCCATTACCTGAATATATTACTTTAGGATCAGCTGGTTTAGATCTAAGAGCATGTGTTTTTAATTCAATTAAATTATTTCCTGGTATGTCAAAGTTAATATCTGCTGGTTTTGCTATCCATATAAATGATTCTTCTGTAGTTGGTTTAATTATGCCTAGATCAGGTTTAGGGCATAAATATGGTATTGTTTTAGGTAATTCTGTTGGTGTAATAGATTCTGATTATCAAGGTGAATTATTTATGTCTATATTAAATAGAAGTGAAAAAGAATTTGTTATTAATCCTGGTGATCGTGTTGCTCAAATTGTTTTTTTTTCTATTAATCAAGTTAAATTAAATTTAGTTAAATCATTTAATTCTAAAACTTCTAGAGGTGATGGTAATTTTGGTCATTCTGGTTTTTTTTGATATTTATTCAATTTAAAAATTTTATTTTTTAGTCCATATTGTTTTTGATAAGAATAAATTTTATTTAATTCATTTTTCATTTTTGGTTTAGTTTTAATATATTTTATCAAATTATTTAAAGTTATTATTTTATTTATTTTACAAGAATATTTTTTTTCTATTATTTGAACAGCAGACATATTATTACATTTATTTTCTTGACGATCAAAAAAAACAAATATTCCAGTTAATATAGTTTTATATTGTGATAAAATACTTATTGATTCTTTTATTGCTGTACCGATAGTAATTACATCATCGATTATGATTACTTTTCCTTTTAATTTACACCCTATTATTTTGCCCTGTTCACCATATTTTTTTATTTCTTTACGATTGAAACAATATGGTTTATTTATATTGTAATTTTTAGATAACGCAATAGCTGTTGCTATTACAATTGGTATTCCTTTGTATGCTGTTCCAAATAGTACATCGAAAGTTATATTAGTTTTTTTTATTTCTTTTGCGTATAAATTACCTATTTGTATTAAATCATTACCAGTGTTTAATATACCTGAGTTAAAAAAATAAGGACTTATTCTACCTGATTTTAAAATAAATTTTTTAAATTTAAATACTTTTTTATTTATCAATGATTTAATTATTTTTTTTTTAGATGATTTATTCATTTTATTCTTTATTTTTTATAATTTTAGTTAAGATTATTTATTTAAATTTGTTTATTTTAATATATTTTATGTATATTATTATTTTAATATATTATGTTTTTATTTTTTAATGTGATTATATCATCAAAAATTTTATTTTTTTATATTATTTTATTTTAAATAAATATTAAATTTATGGAGTTTTTATGTCTAGATTATGTTGTATTACTGGTAAACGACCTATTGTAGGTAATCATCGTTCTCATGCTATGAATGCAATTAAAAGGCGATTTTATCCTAATCTTCATTTTTGTAAATTTTGGTCTGAAAGTAAAAATTGTTTTATTAAATTACGTGTATCAATTAGAGGTATG
Proteins encoded:
- the rpoC gene encoding DNA-directed RNA polymerase subunit beta'; the encoded protein is MNIFKSQSKIEEFNAIKISLASPDVIRSWSYGEVKKPETINYRTFKPERDGLFCARIFGPIKDYECLCGKYKRLKHRGVVCEKCGVEVTQSKVRRDRMGHIELAAPIAHIWFLKSLPSRIGLLLDMPLKDIERVLYFESYVVVESGDTSLKRYQILSEEQYLNYLEEYDDNFDAQIGAEAIQNLLKLIDIKQECINLRIILDEISSDTKRKKITKRIKLLESFISSGNKPEWMIFTVLPILPPDLRPLVPLDGGRFATSDLNDLYRRVINRNNRLKRLLDLSAPDIIVRNEKRMLQEAVDALLDNGRRGRAITGSNKRPLKSLADMIKGKQGRFRQNLLGKRVDYSGRSVITVGPYLHLNQCGLPKKMALELFKPFIYGKLELNGFATTIKSAKKMVEREESIVWDILDEVIKEHPVLLNRAPTLHRLGIQAFEPILIEGKAIQLHPLVCAAYNADFDGDQMAVHVPLTLEAQLEARSLMMSTNNILSPANGEPIIVPSQDVVLGLYYMTKSKINARGEGMYFKDPKEVERVYCMGIIELHAFIKVRITEYEKDSNGILIKKIILVDTTVGRAILWIIVPKGLSYSIVNLTLGKKSISKMLNICYRILGLKYTVIFADQIMYTGFAYAAKSGVSVGINNIVIPIEKAAIISEAEVEVAEIQEQFQSGLVTSSERYNKVIDIWASANERVAQAMMKNLSVEFVLNINNKRVKQSSFNSIFMMADSGARGSAAQIRQLAGMRGLMAKPDGSIIETPITANFREGLNVLQYFISTHGARKGLADTALKTANSGYLTRRLVDVAQDLVVTELDCGTLDGIFMTPLIEGGDIKESLRERVLGRVVAEDLLYHDMSKVLVKRNILLDEYWCNILEDHSIDVIKVRSVVSCETNFGVCSYCYGRDLARGHIINKGEAIGVIAAQSIGEPGTQLTMRTFHIGGAASRAALSSNIQVKNNGRIKLINAKTVLNSDNMLVVISRNVELKVIDEFGRIKESYKVPYGAVIVKGDGEYVNSGEIIANWDPHTMPVISEINGYLKFVDMIDGQTITRQTDELTGLSSVVIMDTTERMLGGKDLRPSLKIVNDIGGDIFISGLDTPVQYFLPNRAILQLSDGIYVNAGDILARVPQESGGTKDITGGLPRVADLFEARRPKESAILAEISGVISFGKETKGKRRLLITPNNNDEHVYEEMIPKWRQLNVLEGENVNKGDIISDGSEASQDILRLRGVNAVTDYIVNEVQDVYRLQGVKINDKHIEIIVRQMLRKATILNPGDSKFLSGEQLEYSLIKIENLKLKSKGKKLIVFMRDLLGITKASLSTESFISAASFQETTRVLTESAVAGKYDKLRGLKENVIVGRLIPAGSGYSYHVDRIRKRTKLLKFNNIQQNITVEEASANLTELLNADI
- a CDS encoding HU family DNA-binding protein; protein product: MNKTQLIDVVANQTNLPKIQVKSTLNSVLETITNSLRKGDIVQLVGFGTFKVNYRSARPGRNPQTGEEIYISASKVPSFISGKTFKNAIK
- the dut gene encoding dUTP diphosphatase, whose translation is MLKIIDIKIIDERIGHLYPLPEYITLGSAGLDLRACVFNSIKLFPGMSKLISAGFAIHINDSSVVGLIMPRSGLGHKYGIVLGNSVGVIDSDYQGELFMSILNRSEKEFVINPGDRVAQIVFFSINQVKLNLVKSFNSKTSRGDGNFGHSGFF
- the pyrE gene encoding orotate phosphoribosyltransferase; the protein is MNKSSKKKIIKSLINKKVFKFKKFILKSGRISPYFFNSGILNTGNDLIQIGNLYAKEIKKTNITFDVLFGTAYKGIPIVIATAIALSKNYNINKPYCFNRKEIKKYGEQGKIIGCKLKGKVIIIDDVITIGTAIKESISILSQYKTILTGIFVFFDRQENKCNNMSAVQIIEKKYSCKINKIITLNNLIKYIKTKPKMKNELNKIYSYQKQYGLKNKIFKLNKYQKKPE
- the rpmB gene encoding 50S ribosomal protein L28, which encodes MSRLCCITGKRPIVGNHRSHAMNAIKRRFYPNLHFCKFWSESKNCFIKLRVSIRGMRIINKLGIDAVFTKYNIRDIKY